Genomic DNA from Lepeophtheirus salmonis chromosome 9, UVic_Lsal_1.4, whole genome shotgun sequence:
AAATGAGAAATGTATGTGTGTTTATCCTTCAATAAAGGCCGAACCACATAATGGATTTGTCTGATATTTTTCATGTATGTTCTTAAGGCTCCAGATATGGTTCTGAGAACACCTTGTGATCCATAGTAGGGGTCTTAGGCGGATTACTTGATCTTCAAAGAAGGAGCAGCGAGACTACAAGTCTGGTcaagaataaagtaattacttcCATATTACGTGAGAGAAGAGTCCATAGACATATAATAgtaaatacatacttataaaaccaacatgagaaacatttttaaagtctttattttttgttttatattaagcagaagagttctttattaattttaatttcttaatcacTGGGCAAATCCGGACACCCTTACTCTACTTTCAATGaaagtacatataattaattatccaatgaaattgtatcataatcaaatccttgatcatcaaattgcttgcaaagAATTGTTTATCATTCAAATTAACCATCATCATTTTACTCGGCAATATAAATGAATGCCCTTTTATAGATTGCCCAGAACTTTTGCCAAATGCCCGATTTACATCATTGCCcgaaatatataggtatatgattaaatatttctgAATTTGATTCCTTTGctccaaaataattgttctaAGTAACAAATTTGAGCCACATTTAAAGGAACAAATGTTTTGATTGAATATCTAAATATCcaacaaactaatataaaaaaaaattaaaaatcgtggtgttagactatttttttaataactatctatcaaactaattaaacaaatttgaattaatatttatggactttttgCTTTAATTAGAACAATCTGAGATgacaaagataatttttaccAACTCCACAACTGTTCTCATATACCCAACATTctatatataaagattaaatgTAGTCGAAAATATACATCATTCACAGTTTTTATATCCAAAGTGAAGAATGAGTTCAATAAAATCAAGTCTTTTGATTCTCATTTCCGTCAACTTGATCCAAATGAACAATGGAGCGGGTAAGAGGCTTGAGAAGATATTTAGTATACATGgcattattatctatatttttttttatatttaagttatgaCCAAGACTACAGCCCCAACAGTACCGGTTACTCTCCCAggtaagttatttaaataaatcatactATTTTgccgaaaattaatttttatttcatattcatcCTCTTGTTTTGAGTTCTTAAACCTCCGTTAATTACCCCTTAGTAtgctcaaattttttaaaagtctataCCATTCCATTATTCTTCCATATTTGTTCTTTTAGTTACAACTAGTTCTGGTGGTCCGGCCTCTGGAGGACCAGGTAAATAGAGATATCATTcgttttataaatgattttaaacttAATCTGTTTTTAGTTTTTACCAAGACTACTAAAGGAGCAGGTAACCTAATATGTTATTCCacttataaatcattttgaacGCCAATAATTTTCAGTAATGACCAAGACTACAGGAGCCTCTAACATAAAAACTACTGTACCATTATCGGGCTgtgagtaattaataaaatttagttaacCTCCTATAATTTTGAATTCGTATTTTCGATAGCCTGCAAAACTGGGTATGGAAACAACTGCCGATTTCCTTTTATCTACGCTGGTAAGACCTACACTACTTGTACCAACGTTGACTATGGGAACACATTCTGGTGTGCCACATCTATCCGAAGCAACGGACAAGCTAGAACATTCGATGTTTGCACACCCTCTTGTCCTCgtaagtaataatattaaaaatccacaCAAAATCTAATCGATTACTTCTATCTGCATATATAGATGAATCTGTTGTTAGGGATCCCAGTGAGTATATATCGAATAAACCTTTaggttacatttttatacattttcctTCAGATTGTGCAACTGTTCTTGGAAAGGCATGTATATTCCCCTTCACGGCGTTCGGAACAACATACAACTCCTGCACAAAAGTACAAAACAATGATATTCCCTGGTGTGCAACGAGTGTTGACTCAAATCATAGATTTGTTGAATATGAAACCTGTAACAGTGCTTGTTCAACTGCCTAGGTGAGTAGAAATTAAGTTTTGATTCGTGTATATGCTATATAAAcaagctcttttttttattttatcaatacagACGCCTGAATGAGCCAAGTTATCGGAAAAACTGGATTATCAATTTGAGGATttccaaattgattttttttaaaatttatttattatgtactaatcaaattcataatgattaaaatatttattagtattattttaatgagtCTAATTAGCTTACACAACCTTCCTTATGAATAAAtgagtatttcaaaaaagtacatCACGTCTTAAAACCTAATTTTAAGTAcacatatttgattattatccTCAAAAGATGCTGGGATTGATTTAACCATACAATGAAcactttgaagaaaaacttctttttgtctaaattagtttaatttgtaTAGTTGATAGCCGTGCAGAATTAattaccgattttttttcagaacatattgcaGACAATAATGatatttcgaatgacttgagaaacaatttattcatacatttttagaataataaaatagtttgtgatcaaatttaatcaatgtagccaccatttgactcaatgacactggtcaggcgacgtctgaagctgccacagacttgctggatgtaatcggcgtccatggaggcccaggccttgttgacagcagcctttaatgcatttatgttcttgtgtcgtttttgcaggccttggtctccaagtgcgcctagatagagaagtctagtgggttcagatctgggctctgaggagCCAGTAGTCCTTGCCCAAAAGTTCATGTtctccttgagccactcctgagctttcttgggagcgtgggcgggtgctccatcttgttgaaaaccccaaggagagttgccaactatggatttgatccacggaaggaccttggatgCCAGAATCTtaacataatcctccgctgttaatctgagccagtgggaaaccttaccggcttcatggccttcccgttggatctccaaacatctccaaagctcacaacatgGTCATTTtacctgttgaaaacaggaccgaccgtaaaagttttctcatctgaaaaaatgatgatgcgtccagatgagcttttgatataattcaagattttcttgccacgctcaagtctgacttcttgcTGATGTTCacttagcagagggcgttcagttcgactcagggactttcctccagcccttttcaatgcccttgaaacagttgatgtagACGTTcacatctttctggccatgtcggcaatgacccagttgggagtcctcttgaacactgcctttacttgcctggTTGAGACAGtaggcttcctgccagccccaggggaatgcttgagatcacccccagcctccaagcgcttggaatcgttgtaaattgtaaaaacgtccgaggaaaaacaaaaaaatacaatgcatGTGAGGTCTGATTCGTGCTGATTGCCAAAAAAGCAACTGAGATCATTGTCCTCTCCATCTAGACTGCCTACGGCATTAAAAACTCCTTCACAGCCTCATACAAcctaaaataatcaaaacttttgcagcaacaatatggctgacttctggcctgtatataaacctttttttttttaaatatttctttgcggagtaaaatttcaaaaatatagttatttccagaaaattaaatttgtctaGAAATAaactagaaaattaatttcaatattaaatgttaaacttataaaaaaaattaaatattaaaatttctactaaaaatccacaattttttaattttggttgGGGCTTACACCCACTGCTTGCGTTTACCCCTGAATTATTTCAATATGAACTTATGAATcaaataaatccaaaacaaaatccaagtttatataatatttgctttGTATCCATGTAGGAACGAAGGTCATATTGGAGGTTGAGGCTGCCCAAATATTTGTGCTgttactatttttattcaaaaaaatatttatttaacaaataattttttgttgttgtaccagaatatattagaaattagCCCCATTAATAATATGCTCATCTTATACTTGTAAATTCagaccaaatatatttaatttatgcgtgaatttgtaatatatatccTATTAAAGTACTTTATGATTTGTTTTAACAGAATTACATTCTCGTTAAGGGaaacttatttttgtcattACCCTAGCGTACATTAGAGTGTTTGCTTGTTTTTGAGGTTGACCCAATTCAAAGTTATCATAGATTATGAGATGTGCTAATTATGACCTCCTAATACTTTTTTCTGTGCAATCAAAAACCGTTACTCTCCATCCAGTCAAAGCTCCAGCGTTCCGAAGGTACTTCAAAATGATGTCAAATTGACAAAGAAGAAAATAGTCTTATTATGATTAAggaataataagaaaagaaaaacttatttcataattttttttgagcttgttagtaatattttttttactttgttatataGTCGGTTTTATAAGTAAGAActcaagcccatcaaatgctCGTGGAAGCTTATAGTGGACACGCTCTATGCAGAGAACAATTGTTCAGGTGGCTTGAAAAAATCCAATGCGGTGATTTTTACGTGAGAAAGGGAGAGCACGGCCGgccatgtaaaaaaattgaagactcCGAATTGCAAGCATTTCTCGATGAAGATGATGGCCAAATGAAAGGATCGCAGAACATATCGGTGTTGactgttggaaaaaaaaacatcctttatttttgcgtaattttttttaattcttacgaaaaatatttctagtaaaattacCACTCAACCCACCCCTTGTTGACGcccttgattaattatttttcttatgtaaaaaaatatctattaaaaaaatagttgtctCTCTGTTTGTGTGTTTAATTGTCccaaatatgtacttttaagGATGGAAATCTTATGCATCTTTAGTGGTCGAGTGCTTTTGTATCtagcaatgtttttttatttagtcatGCAAAAGTTATTCGTTCATTCTTAACGagataatattttagtattgaaTAACTACGTGTGAAAATGTAGAGTAATACATAGGATCAGTTGTGGAACTATCTTGTNNNNNNNNNNNNNNNNNNNNNNNNNNNNNNNNNNNNNNNNNNNNNNNNNNNNNNNNNNNNNNNNNNNNNNNNNNNNNNNNNNNNNNNNNNNNNNNNNNNNTATGAAGAATAGTAATAATCCATTTGATGTCAAAAATGgtaccaacaaataaaaattacctaAACCTTACTGTTTAACAAATAAGTATCCTTTGAGTCTCTGtcctagtgaaaagagaagaatagtttggaaaatattattatcctatgttgtatgtatatttacttatttattttccccTTAACAGCTCTTTTCCTAAagtccaaatataatataaattgcaactaAATTACACACAATAACATTGTCTTGTAATGAAATTACTctcaattttattgattttttaatattgtcttaCAATTAAATGACTCACAATCCTATTGTTTACGGCAATATTGCTTCAcaacatatttctttttgttttacaataataatgtaCACAGTGATAGCACCGGGGAACCCCTGAAGGCCTAATAAATATAATGcagttaaaaaattggaaaataattagttgaagaGTACAAATCCATCCacactatcaaaaaaatatccttcaagCGTCATTTGTAGTTGCCTCAACACAAATgatcaattatgattttaatatttattttttagcagcAATATCTTTTAAGAATAAGGATAGTTAAATTGTGAGTCAGTCCCACTTGAAAATTGGTTTGTTAATCATTGttatttgataaagaaaagaaaattaaaacgCAGCTCATCAAAGTTCCTTATTTTTGTCTTGAGCTCAGGTGCTTGATGTTTAgggtagaagaaaaaagatggaggaataaagaaagaagaaaaaagagtacTTAATTGAGGATCTTCAGATAATGAAAGTCATTTTTAAACACTAAGGGTAACcatttaacaattttgaaagacactcaaacaaatatttatgattttaaccAGGAATAGAGATggttttaatatgaaaaaacgAAATCTATCtgcactttaaatatttttaacagacAGGAAGATAAACACGTCTAAACTCtatcaatacataaaataaaataaattttcctggAAATTAGAATTCATATGACAAGATTCTGGttttactacaattttttttgttttacagcacaaatattattaaaattaataaagcacCGTGACCTGAtggttttgaatgaaaaaaatacctttttccccaatatttttattccatttcttttaatatttggagTTCTGATGGAAAAGTATGGAAAATTACCCTTCTTTTTAACCCATGATAGAGTGCCActcatctttaaaaaaggacACGTACTCAAAAAAAGATTGGAATTTTAGGTACTGAATGGCAATGTCACGTTAAAACTTAAAACaccatataattttgtttataaaaaaataaaagagttgaggaaatacaatttccttttaattcaaaatttcctCTTCCATTAAAAGtccaaaaaagatatatgtaggATGTGGGCTTAATACACTATCTTTTATAACCCACAAGATATAACAAAAGATTTTTATGGGCATAACCACAAATCCCATTTTGGAATGAAGATTTACGGGTTTGAGTACTCAATGGGTAATGGGTTTTTCAAACGGATCAGTCAAGAAGATCATGTTTTAAAGGTGTGCTGCTCATCGTATTTTATGGAAAGGAACACCAACAAAAGACTCAAACACTActatagatttaattaataaaaacgcAGCCAATACACATTTCTTCAGCAATATAGAGGGCCCGAGCTGACTAGAAAGTCTGGCTATGGGTAATTCAAGTATAACTTTTCATgaccttcaaaaatataatcatttggTATTCGTAAATGATAAATcttgtttttcatttaaaggACTGCTACAAGACACCTATCTTCCTTCACCATAGCATTTGAATAtgttacagggtgtccacgatcaattggaactactttaaacttcatccagatccataatgtggatattcggagttaaatcatactaatataaaaggttgcgtgaacaatacactataacttccagcacaattgttttgacaacaaacaatagtcatcatggaacaagcaaggaaagacaccatcctcgaattggctcgcgcgggacacaagccctctgctatttaaaagcttcttaactaccccaagaccacggtgtactggatcttcaatgcctgggaggttgaggggaaggtctacAGCAAGGCctacaacatgagaagtgaccgaatccgcactcccgcttcccttgaaggcctccggaagtccatcaaggcttcgccggggacttatTTGTGTTGATGAATCGATTGTCAAGTACTTTCAACCCCACAGTATGAAAAATACGCCAAATGAAAGCCAACACTATTTGGATCTAAGATTTAGGTTTTAGTTTCATCCTTCGACATGATTCTTCATTGCATTCCTTATGAGGGCAAAACACAATAAAATGGTAATGAATTGGGACACACGAGGGATGTTGTTTATGGactaattgaaaaataacaaatatccAAGGTTGTAAGGTGGTCATAGATAaccccttttttattaattttgacctCATGGAAAacttgagaaataaaataaaaaatttgataactaGGTATTTTTCGATCCAACAGACTATTCAATTTCCATCCCATCAAAAAAGGAATCAATGAAATGAAAAGAGAGGAAATTAAGTACACTTTAAcgataataataaagtaatcattGTTTGAAAGGACGTGCAGACCagtttatattgcaaaaaatttattgaaaaagatcCAATCGGAAAGTGCAATCATTATTCCAGAGTTACATAGGAAAAATCTCGAAGTAAATTAGCCTAATTTCTGCAAAATTTACAACAACACTATGCAGGGGTTGACCTTTTTGGGTAATATGTTTTCAAACTATGCAagtttacaaagaaaaaaggtattggttattttattattggttttgAAATGTGAAAATGGTTCAAGCGTGGCGTCTTTATAGTAATAGTTGTGTAACTTcaaattcaaaggaaaaataaaatattttaaaatcgaTTTTACACGAGATTGTTCAAAATCCTGGGTGACCAATCATAGTGAAAATATACACACCACTATTTTGCCAAGCTTACAgcatgaaacaaatatttttcttatactttACAACAATGGTTGCATATAATTGTCACAAAAAACGAAATGTTTGGTTATcatcaatgtaattttttgtaaaaaaacatattcaattcATAGTTGTCGTATGAGGATATCAACCAAACataagttctaaaaaaatatatacgattaCATTGATTATGAGTTCTATGaaagtataattgaaaaaaccTTCCAGTAggattttaaagaatttaaataatgttattatttcattctcataaatgtatttagatatatttatgttttaccTCCTTAACAAATTgatatgttctttattttttccaagtCAAGATAAtagatttcaatatttaagacGAAAAATACGTAACATTATCACacacatcaaaatatatatgaatatatttaatataatacaagtttatGAAGAAATTCTCATTTCAATGAGGCTTTCAAAGATTACGAGGTAATTGCCGAAGATTTGTGATACAATCAtgtggaaaaaatgaatttctatgCAATCTTCAATTgggctttagaaaaaaaaattgatcagtttatttataactgtatcaaaaatattatgatcattttaaacaaaaaagaatcagtaataattgtataacttaaaaaaaaacagaggttCTGCTGTTTAATTTCCTAAAAGTAACTATTGTTCATCTTATCGTTTTAtcagtaataattaattgttttgaacaAGATTGACAAAGATttctttataaacaatatttctagccttatttttagtaaacaatgtaaaaaaaaaggcatgTATATAGAAAACGTTTTAATGTTGTAGGAGAGGCGAGATATATTGGAACCCCTACATAATGCACATTTAATATTGAGGGGAAATGCCGGTAATGATATTAATCTCTTGATAATAAGGCGcttctgaaaaaaatcaatcattgtAATTACTAAAGAGGAAACTTTTCTGTAATCTCGACTTTTAACTGATTTGGGTTTACCTgctttttccttcaaaatcagtttttataagCTATCACAGATGTCAAATCAGTAtcaattagcaaaaaaaaaaaaaaaaaaaaaaaaaaaaaaaggataaaattcattaaataaactatGTTTTTATCTATCTTTACTATTAGCAACaacttcaaataaatcaaagacAACCCAAGTATAAAGATTTTCTACAGATTTAGGTTTTTTTCGGAAATAGAGCACTTCGTTGATTTATCATATTCTCCCGACATTATGAAGAAACCActtagtatgatttttttaaatcattagtgttataaatagaaaactatagcaaataattatttgtaactgGTTGTTATATCCAAACCTGAAGCCGTTATAAcaattaatagtatataaaatttacttcagAGGCATTTAAATAAGATTGGAATTAAAAGAACCAAAAATAgtcaattatatacttaaaaatttcGCGACCTTATTTATTGTAGCCTACTTCCCCCAACACCAATGCTCTGGGAATAATAATCTGAGACCAAATACTTCAGGAAACCAAAAATTGCTACCctatagatttaaaaacatCCCCATGAATGTGTTTGATTTTACAGATGTTCgccattttgtattaaatttaaaattccaaatttatttcaatagttaggaataaaaaaaggaaataaatggtTATGTAGAAAATTGCTCTCAAGCCTAAACTAGAATACCTATTTCATACACGAACATTTCATTTTCCAATGATTTGCAAATTTTGTCCGAtgagacatttttttagaaagtaatcaatgtaacacacaaaattagatctctaatttttcaatatatatatatatattttaggcaacctcaaagaaaaaataattagaacaataatcaagagaaaaaaactgtattaatccttggaaaaataatcatataacgACTCTTAGAAACAGTATTATTTAAACGACATAAGGAACCCTGCTCCTTTTTTTTACCCGTtcttagttcttttttttttattcaaaaatgaacaaaagaaaTACCACATTTCGTATCTTctcttttttagtttaaatatatattgccaaaatatatttatgataacttcactaatatatatgatgacgtcatttaaaaatagagattttttccttttatcgTCTTATGTATCTATTCAgatatgtttttcttattttatatattattaataatgatgtaGAGCATTTTCCCTGACGTCATCaatttcatcataaataaaGGAAACTCTATTTTGAGAACTCATAGCTTAtatattacaacaaaaaaataaattgttgattgATGGAATAAgtttgtataacgatgtaatcaAACGTTTTtatgagattttattttttcttgtatggttataaaacttggttgctGACTCCTCTAAATTgaccgacatcaacaatgctaaCATCATATTAGAAACCTTTATTgacaaatttaactttatacaaagaaaaaagtatcattaattatgtatattatgaaatttgtaCCACAACTTGACTCTTGTTTTGaacattgtcaaaaatataaatttaatctcaaaatagtttttacttgCTAAGTAATATCccaaaagagatttttttattcttctggGGCAAAACTCTCttttactttataattcaaaacccattgtaaattatattcttattatccGGGGCATTGCTAACTTTCATTATTGGGGGGGCGTAGTTCCAAAATTATCAACgccttaatttaattatttgtatcaataaacataaacatattttaaaatgataatataattttgataaacattttgaataggttagtaataattaaatctgtttataataatttcatcattGAAATAGTACAAATTACAACATACATTGTTTTGATAAGGCAGATATTCTAGGCAACAGGTTTTAGCATTATGAATTTAATACTTATAACATTTTCATacttaaactattaaatacaaactttatgtttcaatattatttctacatGCTGAGTAATAGAAGATTTTATATCACCTAGGACCAGGAAATAGCTTTCTCCCTACTTAAGACTTCAAAAccccttttaaatgtaatatatgtaatatttttaatattggaataatgattattcaaaaattatcctgacgtcatataaataaaggtaaataaaataatagcgaTATATAAcacttacaattattttattcgagAGTTTCAGCTTGTATTTTCCTGATTGATAAATGATTGATCTGttataaatgtattcaatattCTTAGAGAACTCAGTTTATCTTCTTTATATGTAGGTAGGTATTGGCAAGAAGATCTGAACGTATGGAATACTCTCGAATGATTTCAAAGTCCTAAATGGGGCcattgtacataaattaaatatactttatcttATCTAATTTAATGGGCATGTGAAAATGGAGCTAACAAAACGTATTTTGTAGGATTCATAACCAACTTtcttgtgtcttttttttaatgaggaaCAAGCCACTTTGAATTGAAGTCAAATTCATCAAACTTTGAGAAAGTGTCTAATAGTAAATTTGattcacacaaaaatatattattcttatatttgaactttgattgaaatttatgtatacaagtatctacaaaaattaataatataaagtatgtatatagTTATTCCTGCACAaaagaaaatactaaatatcaaaagagagaaaaatgaattttgggtGAGATAATAGTATGATGATTTTATAATCCCTtcctttaacaaaaaagaaacaaaccaATGAAATCAATTTCGGCTGCTTAGGTTTGGAGACTAaagtgtatactttttttttatatcagtatatc
This window encodes:
- the LOC121124364 gene encoding 72 kDa type IV collagenase gives rise to the protein MSSIKSSLLILISVNLIQMNNGAVMTKTTAPTVPVTLPVTTSSGGPASGGPVFTKTTKGAVMTKTTGASNIKTTVPLSGSCKTGYGNNCRFPFIYAGKTYTTCTNVDYGNTFWCATSIRSNGQARTFDVCTPSCPHESVVRDPNCATVLGKACIFPFTAFGTTYNSCTKVQNNDIPWCATSVDSNHRFVEYETCNSACSTA